The following proteins are encoded in a genomic region of Candidatus Stygibacter australis:
- a CDS encoding SPASM domain-containing protein yields DYPDNNLLLNRSPYLSNFFHLLEVKKFKCKIGFDSCSVSGIVKYLNVPEYYIESCESGRFSAFISEDLKMYPCSFMINDFNGANLMKKSIQEIWQCDDNFVKIRSLHKNIDASCNSCEFLHLCQGGCPIINNINLCI; encoded by the coding sequence GATTATCCTGATAATAACTTATTGTTAAATAGAAGTCCATATTTAAGTAATTTTTTCCATCTGCTAGAAGTTAAAAAATTTAAATGTAAGATAGGTTTTGATAGTTGCTCTGTATCGGGAATAGTTAAATATTTGAATGTACCTGAATATTATATAGAATCATGTGAGTCAGGTAGATTTTCAGCATTTATATCAGAAGATTTAAAAATGTACCCTTGCTCTTTTATGATTAACGATTTTAATGGAGCGAATCTAATGAAAAAATCTATCCAAGAAATCTGGCAATGTGATGATAATTTTGTTAAAATTAGAAGTCTTCATAAAAACATTGATGCTTCTTGTAATAGTTGTGAGTTCTTACACTTATGTCAAGGTGGTTGTCCTATTATTAATAATATCAACTTATGCATTTAA